One segment of Sphingomonas telluris DNA contains the following:
- a CDS encoding UbiA family prenyltransferase, which produces MLDVGRELSTPRAGLKTWSRALRVHQWSKNLLVFVPALLSIPLLTTFQALNTLMAFVALCAVASATYVVNDVADMPHDREHPSKKSRPFASGAISVVHGAIVAALLASLATALALALPVQCALTLLVYAAVSLAYSFQLKRVPLLDVICLGFLFTVRIAVGASLLPNSSPYWLYAFSMFFFTSLAFVKRYTELAQAVQSERASLPGRSYQSEDLPLVLAAGLGTALCSIVVFLIYLGAQHFDGNLFRNPGWLGLSVAALAYWILRVWLLALRGQMHDDPVVFALKDRASYALGVLVGVSLFLAW; this is translated from the coding sequence GTGTTGGACGTGGGGCGGGAACTAAGCACGCCGAGAGCAGGGCTCAAAACTTGGAGCCGAGCGCTTCGCGTTCACCAATGGTCGAAGAACCTGCTGGTCTTCGTACCGGCCCTCCTGTCGATCCCCTTGCTCACGACATTCCAGGCGCTGAACACCCTAATGGCGTTCGTGGCGCTCTGCGCGGTCGCTTCGGCGACCTATGTCGTGAACGACGTCGCGGATATGCCTCACGATCGCGAGCATCCATCGAAGAAATCGCGGCCATTCGCGAGCGGCGCTATCTCCGTAGTGCACGGCGCGATCGTCGCTGCGCTGCTCGCCTCGCTTGCGACCGCGCTCGCGCTTGCGCTGCCCGTGCAATGCGCGCTGACGCTGCTGGTCTATGCGGCTGTGTCGCTTGCTTATTCGTTCCAGCTGAAGCGGGTGCCACTCCTCGACGTCATCTGTCTCGGCTTCCTCTTCACGGTGCGGATCGCGGTGGGCGCCTCCCTGCTTCCGAACAGCTCACCCTATTGGCTCTACGCCTTCTCCATGTTCTTCTTCACGAGCCTGGCCTTCGTGAAGCGCTATACGGAGCTGGCGCAGGCGGTTCAGAGCGAGCGCGCATCGCTTCCCGGACGAAGCTATCAGTCGGAGGACCTGCCTCTGGTTCTCGCGGCCGGGCTCGGTACGGCCCTCTGCTCGATCGTCGTTTTCCTGATCTACCTCGGCGCGCAGCATTTCGACGGGAACTTGTTCCGCAATCCCGGCTGGCTCGGCCTGTCGGTGGCGGCGCTCGCCTACTGGATCCTGCGCGTGTGGCTGCTGGCGCTTAGGGGCCAGATGCATGATGATCCGGTCGTCTTCGCCCTGAAGGACCGCGCGTCCTACGCTCTGGGCGTCCTGGTCGGAGTGTCATTGTTCCTCGCATGGTAA
- a CDS encoding FAD-binding oxidoreductase: MVIARRAEQVLSWGRCHRFDHVRLIPGTIDEAREAVRGEGPVLPFGLGRSYGDSCLNDNAVLIDTQRLDHFVSFDEAKGEIVCEAGVSLDAILALLATKPQTDGYWFLPVVPGTKFVTVGGAIANDVHGKNHEVEGTFGRHVNWFDLARSDGQLLRCSPEENAELFAATIGGLGLTGLVTRASIRLMKVPSLMLEVEDIRIRNLDHYFEVAEESRSGWTHHAAWVDVLAEGKAAGRGIYTRSRFTTCENSKEAKSGGPRVPVEAPSWAISHPTIKLFNAVYGRKLFGEMRRTECTPYGPVFFPLDGVSDWNKMYGRGGFYQYQCVVPKDLARESTAALLPTIAEDRQGSFLTVLKEFGDITSPGMLSFPMPGTTLAVDFPNRGERTLELLDRLDAITLDAGGRVYAAKDGRASAEMLVQGFPKLETFRRYVDPAFSSTFWRRSAGTR, from the coding sequence ATGGTAATCGCTCGTCGCGCAGAACAGGTGCTCTCCTGGGGGCGGTGCCACCGCTTCGATCATGTCCGGCTGATCCCCGGCACCATCGACGAGGCGCGAGAAGCAGTGCGCGGGGAAGGGCCCGTGCTGCCGTTCGGGCTCGGCCGGTCGTACGGAGACTCCTGCCTCAACGACAATGCGGTGCTCATCGACACGCAACGCCTCGACCATTTCGTGAGCTTCGATGAGGCGAAGGGCGAGATCGTTTGCGAGGCGGGGGTGTCGCTCGATGCGATCCTCGCCCTGCTTGCCACGAAGCCTCAGACCGATGGCTATTGGTTCCTGCCGGTCGTGCCGGGCACAAAGTTCGTGACCGTCGGCGGAGCCATCGCCAACGACGTCCACGGTAAGAACCATGAGGTTGAGGGCACCTTCGGCCGCCACGTGAACTGGTTCGACCTCGCCCGTTCGGACGGGCAGCTTCTTCGCTGCTCGCCTGAAGAGAATGCGGAGCTGTTCGCAGCTACCATTGGCGGACTGGGGCTGACCGGTCTGGTCACGCGCGCGTCAATCCGCTTGATGAAGGTCCCCAGCCTGATGCTCGAGGTGGAGGACATCCGCATTCGCAACCTCGACCATTATTTCGAGGTTGCCGAGGAGAGCCGTAGTGGCTGGACTCATCACGCCGCCTGGGTCGATGTGCTCGCCGAGGGCAAAGCAGCAGGGCGCGGCATCTACACGCGCTCGCGCTTCACAACGTGCGAGAACTCAAAGGAGGCGAAGTCCGGCGGCCCGCGCGTGCCGGTCGAAGCGCCGTCCTGGGCGATCAGCCATCCGACCATCAAGCTGTTCAACGCCGTCTACGGACGCAAGCTGTTCGGCGAGATGCGCAGAACGGAATGCACGCCTTACGGCCCCGTGTTCTTTCCCCTCGATGGCGTCAGCGATTGGAACAAGATGTACGGGCGCGGCGGCTTCTATCAGTACCAATGCGTCGTTCCGAAGGATCTTGCCCGCGAATCCACGGCTGCATTGCTGCCAACAATCGCGGAGGACAGGCAGGGCTCCTTCCTCACGGTCCTGAAGGAATTCGGAGACATCACCAGCCCGGGCATGCTGTCCTTTCCGATGCCCGGCACGACGCTTGCGGTCGACTTTCCCAATCGCGGCGAGCGGACGCTGGAGCTGCTCGACAGGCTCGACGCCATTACGCTGGACGCGGGCGGTCGCGTCTATGCGGCGAAGGACGGCCGGGCATCAGCCGAAATGCTCGTGCAGGGCTTTCCGAAACTGGAAACCTTTCGGCGCTACGTGGACCCGGCCTTTTCATCGACTTTCTGGAGACGCAGCGCTGGCACGCGATAG
- a CDS encoding SDR family oxidoreductase encodes MFGATSAIAEQVARLYAAKGARIFLAGRQRERLDTIAQDLQVRGASAVSTYGVDFDDVAAFGPMVEACGSPDRTLIAYGTLPDQQGAEGSADLTAKALLTNFTSPAVLLNLLADRLHSGAAVAVITSVAGERGRQSNYVYGAAKGGLSRFLEGLRHRLAPKGIRVIDVRPGFVDTPMTDGMDKKGPLWAKPERVARDIEKALERRDGPIHTPWFWWGIMAIITRVPARIFHKTKL; translated from the coding sequence ATATTTGGTGCAACCTCCGCCATCGCCGAGCAGGTGGCGCGGCTGTACGCAGCGAAAGGCGCGAGGATCTTCCTCGCCGGGCGTCAGCGGGAGCGGTTGGATACGATCGCGCAGGACCTCCAGGTTCGGGGAGCGTCCGCCGTTTCGACCTACGGCGTCGACTTCGACGATGTCGCGGCCTTCGGCCCGATGGTGGAGGCCTGCGGCTCTCCCGACCGGACTCTCATCGCTTACGGCACGCTGCCCGACCAGCAGGGCGCGGAGGGCAGCGCAGACCTCACCGCCAAAGCGCTGCTCACGAACTTTACCAGCCCGGCCGTCCTCCTGAACCTGCTGGCGGACCGTCTTCACTCCGGCGCTGCGGTCGCAGTAATCACCTCCGTCGCAGGCGAGCGCGGGCGGCAGAGCAATTACGTCTATGGCGCGGCTAAGGGCGGGCTCAGCCGCTTCCTCGAGGGCCTTCGCCACCGTCTCGCGCCCAAAGGCATTCGCGTGATCGATGTCCGCCCGGGCTTCGTCGATACGCCGATGACCGACGGCATGGACAAGAAGGGGCCTTTGTGGGCCAAGCCCGAGCGCGTCGCGCGCGACATCGAGAAGGCGCTCGAGCGCCGCGACGGGCCGATCCACACCCCGTGGTTCTGGTGGGGTATCATGGCGATCATCACGCGCGTTCCCGCCCGCATCTTCCACAAGACAAAGCTCTAG
- a CDS encoding GtrA family protein: protein MFAGVAIAANLAAQALVFAVYTGPFPLAAALAVGTIVGLVVKFELDRRLIFYAPQQDAAATGATFFFYASTGLITTALFWGTETLVHLASGGAPGSQYVGGFIGLTAGYVLKYQLDKRYVFRG from the coding sequence TTGTTCGCGGGCGTCGCCATCGCCGCGAACCTGGCCGCGCAAGCCTTGGTCTTCGCGGTCTACACAGGGCCGTTCCCGCTTGCTGCTGCCCTCGCAGTCGGGACGATTGTCGGCCTGGTCGTAAAGTTCGAGCTGGATCGCCGCCTCATTTTCTACGCGCCCCAGCAGGATGCCGCCGCGACCGGCGCCACCTTCTTCTTCTATGCCTCCACGGGCCTCATCACGACGGCGCTGTTCTGGGGCACGGAGACGCTGGTGCACTTAGCCTCGGGCGGAGCACCGGGCTCGCAATATGTCGGCGGTTTCATCGGCCTCACGGCGGGCTATGTGCTGAAGTACCAACTGGACAAGCGCTATGTCTTCCGTGGCTGA